A part of Quatrionicoccus australiensis genomic DNA contains:
- a CDS encoding D-2-hydroxyacid dehydrogenase, with protein sequence MQRIVYLERDALVADVRRPDFAHTWTEYARTAAGEVVERLAGANIAIINKCPLPASAVDLLPELKMVAVAATGTNIVDLDACRARGIVVSNIRGYAEQTVPEHVFALLLALSRNLIAWRASLQAGRWQQSEQFCLFDHPIRDLHGATLGLIGAGSLGSGVARLAEAFGMRVLRAEHKGAAVVRPGYTAFATVLREADAISLHCPLNDETRHLIAVDELQAMKSSALLINTGRGGLVDEAALIRALREGWIAGAGFDVLTAEPPPADHPMLAPELLALPNFLLTPHVAWASRPAMQALADQLIDNIEAFVAGKPRNRVV encoded by the coding sequence ATGCAGCGCATCGTCTACCTCGAACGCGATGCGCTGGTTGCCGACGTCCGGCGGCCGGACTTCGCACATACCTGGACCGAGTACGCCAGGACGGCGGCGGGCGAGGTCGTCGAGCGCCTGGCCGGGGCGAATATCGCCATCATCAACAAGTGCCCCTTGCCGGCCTCAGCGGTCGACCTGTTGCCCGAGCTGAAAATGGTCGCGGTGGCGGCGACCGGCACCAATATCGTCGATCTCGACGCCTGCCGGGCGCGCGGCATCGTCGTCTCGAACATCCGCGGCTACGCCGAGCAGACCGTGCCCGAGCACGTTTTCGCGCTGCTTCTCGCCCTGTCGCGCAACCTGATCGCCTGGCGTGCCTCGCTGCAGGCCGGGCGCTGGCAGCAGTCGGAGCAGTTCTGCCTGTTCGATCATCCAATCCGCGACCTGCACGGCGCGACGCTCGGCCTGATCGGTGCCGGCAGCCTGGGCAGCGGTGTTGCCCGCCTGGCCGAAGCCTTCGGCATGCGCGTGCTGCGCGCCGAGCACAAGGGGGCGGCCGTGGTGCGTCCCGGCTACACGGCGTTTGCCACGGTGCTGCGCGAAGCCGATGCGATTTCGCTGCATTGCCCGCTGAACGACGAAACGCGCCATCTCATAGCGGTCGACGAGCTGCAGGCAATGAAATCCAGCGCCCTGCTGATCAACACCGGACGCGGCGGGCTGGTCGACGAGGCGGCGCTGATCCGCGCGCTGCGCGAAGGCTGGATTGCCGGCGCCGGTTTCGACGTGCTTACCGCCGAGCCGCCGCCTGCCGATCATCCGATGCTGGCGCCCGAGTTGCTGGCGCTACCCAATTTCCTGCTGACGCCGCATGTCGCCTGGGCCAGTCGCCCGGCGATGCAAGCGCTGGCCGATCAGCTGATCGACAACATCGAAGCCTTCGTGGCGGGCAAGCCAAGGAACCGCGTCGTATGA
- a CDS encoding aldehyde dehydrogenase family protein, with translation MDFTPEGPQAIPLWINGRAFLTVADGFLDVTNPATGEAIRRVPLCGASEAAEAVAAARAAQPLWADMGMQARRVCLGRLAEALDAYAGHFAKLLQQEALLDDAAASAEVAAAVEALQSAAVGDTGVVGLVLDPVRPLAAFAAALAPALMAGATLVVKPSPKAPSAIYALCELSARVEWPAGVLNLLQGDTAAVEGLCAAAVDRLLYAGNPALGEQVGRIAAAAGTPFETLGG, from the coding sequence ATGGATTTCACTCCCGAAGGCCCGCAGGCCATTCCCCTCTGGATCAACGGCCGCGCCTTTCTGACCGTGGCTGATGGTTTCCTCGACGTGACCAATCCGGCAACGGGCGAGGCGATCCGCCGCGTGCCGCTGTGTGGCGCCAGCGAGGCGGCCGAAGCCGTCGCCGCAGCGCGTGCCGCGCAGCCGCTGTGGGCGGACATGGGCATGCAGGCGCGCCGGGTTTGCCTGGGCCGCCTGGCCGAGGCGCTGGATGCCTACGCCGGGCATTTCGCCAAGCTGCTGCAACAGGAAGCGTTGCTTGATGATGCGGCGGCCAGCGCGGAAGTCGCCGCTGCCGTTGAAGCCTTGCAGTCGGCTGCGGTCGGCGATACCGGCGTGGTCGGGCTGGTGCTCGATCCGGTGCGGCCGCTGGCAGCCTTTGCTGCGGCGCTGGCGCCGGCGCTGATGGCGGGGGCAACCCTGGTCGTCAAACCCAGCCCGAAGGCGCCGTCGGCGATCTATGCGCTGTGCGAGCTGTCGGCGCGCGTCGAATGGCCGGCTGGCGTGCTCAACCTGCTCCAGGGCGACACGGCGGCGGTCGAAGGCCTGTGCGCGGCCGCGGTTGATCGCCTGCTTTATGCCGGCAATCCGGCGCTCGGTGAGCAGGTCGGGCGGATTGCCGCCGCTGCCGGCACGCCGTTCGAAACGCTGGGCGGCTGA
- a CDS encoding LutB/LldF family L-lactate oxidation iron-sulfur protein, protein MAGAKHSQAMFFQARAGEKIRNKVLQKALQKAKPLFVGKRAKAMAALPEDGFEFEALRSACVDIRNRVLGDLDVWLELFEEKAKATGAEVLWARDGDEICDLVIDVARRHGVTKATKSKSMLSEEAHLNEALAAAGIRPVETDLGEYIIQLAGETPSHIIAPAVHKTIEEVEALFAEEHGRPLETRTSADIPAMTREAREVLRQHFLSADMGITGANFLIAETGSAALVTNEGNGRMVTTLPRVHVVVTGIEKIVPTLDDFATLMRLLPRSATGQTISNYVSLLTGTKQPGDSDGPEKTVFILVDNGRANLLGSAYQEMLRCIRCGACMNHCPVYFSLGGHAYGWVYPGPMGSVLTPLYTGIENALDLPHASTGCNQCGTVCPVRIPLPGLMHRLREEQVERGLRPLGESFALKAWAWLAGKPRLYRWVVRRASRYLNWLADDSGRIRILGMAPGWTAGRDLSVPAGKTFHEQYAARKRA, encoded by the coding sequence ATGGCCGGCGCCAAGCATTCGCAGGCGATGTTCTTCCAGGCGCGGGCCGGCGAGAAGATCCGCAACAAGGTGCTGCAGAAGGCCTTGCAGAAGGCCAAGCCGCTCTTCGTCGGCAAGCGTGCCAAGGCGATGGCGGCGCTGCCCGAGGACGGCTTCGAATTCGAGGCGCTGCGCAGCGCTTGCGTCGATATCCGCAACCGAGTGCTGGGCGATCTCGACGTCTGGCTCGAACTGTTCGAGGAAAAGGCGAAGGCGACCGGCGCCGAGGTGCTCTGGGCGCGCGATGGCGACGAAATCTGCGACCTGGTCATCGACGTGGCGCGCCGGCATGGCGTGACCAAGGCGACCAAGTCGAAGTCGATGCTGTCCGAGGAAGCGCATCTCAACGAGGCTTTGGCTGCGGCCGGCATCCGGCCGGTCGAGACCGATCTCGGCGAATACATCATCCAGCTTGCCGGCGAAACGCCGTCGCATATCATCGCGCCGGCCGTGCACAAGACCATCGAAGAGGTCGAGGCATTATTTGCCGAGGAACACGGTCGACCGCTGGAAACGCGTACTTCTGCCGATATCCCGGCGATGACGCGGGAAGCGCGCGAAGTCCTGCGCCAGCATTTCCTGAGCGCCGACATGGGCATCACCGGCGCCAATTTCCTGATTGCCGAAACCGGCAGCGCGGCGCTGGTTACCAACGAAGGCAACGGCCGCATGGTGACGACGCTGCCGCGCGTGCATGTCGTGGTCACCGGCATCGAGAAGATCGTGCCGACGCTCGACGATTTTGCGACCCTGATGCGCCTGTTGCCGCGTTCGGCGACCGGGCAGACGATTTCCAACTATGTTTCGCTGTTGACCGGTACGAAACAGCCGGGCGACAGCGACGGCCCGGAGAAGACGGTCTTCATCCTGGTCGACAACGGTCGCGCCAATCTGCTCGGCTCGGCGTACCAGGAAATGCTGCGCTGCATCCGTTGCGGTGCCTGCATGAACCATTGCCCGGTCTATTTCTCGCTCGGCGGCCACGCCTACGGCTGGGTCTATCCCGGCCCGATGGGCTCGGTGCTGACGCCACTATACACCGGCATCGAAAACGCGCTTGACCTGCCGCATGCCTCGACCGGCTGCAACCAGTGCGGCACGGTCTGTCCAGTGCGCATTCCGCTGCCCGGCCTGATGCATCGCCTGCGCGAGGAACAGGTCGAACGCGGCCTGCGCCCGCTCGGCGAAAGTTTTGCGCTCAAGGCCTGGGCCTGGCTGGCCGGCAAACCGCGCCTTTACCGCTGGGTGGTGCGGCGCGCCTCGCGTTATCTCAACTGGCTGGCCGACGACAGCGGCCGCATCCGCATTTTGGGCATGGCGCCGGGGTGGACCGCCGGGCGCGACCTCAGCGTGCCGGCCGGCAAGACCTTCCACGAACAATACGCAGCAAGAAAGAGAGCTTGA
- a CDS encoding (Fe-S)-binding protein → MRLALYVTCLVDLIRPSVGMASLRLLEAAGCEVIVPESQTCCGQPAWSAGNRPLAAELAKKAISELEGYDYVVIPSGSCTDQVRNIYPQLLADDPVWAPRAQQLAARTFELTTFLADVLRVELPLADFAGSVTYHDSCKGLRGLGIKRQPRELLLKVRGLTLDEMADCEECCGFGGAFSVKFGDISTQIVDRKCESIAKVGADAVVGGDLGCLINIEGRLRRRGDETTRVLHIAEVLAGEES, encoded by the coding sequence ATGCGCTTAGCCCTCTACGTTACTTGTCTGGTGGACCTGATCCGACCCTCGGTCGGCATGGCGAGCCTGCGCCTGCTCGAAGCGGCCGGCTGTGAAGTCATTGTCCCGGAAAGCCAGACCTGCTGCGGTCAACCGGCCTGGAGTGCGGGAAACCGGCCGCTTGCTGCCGAGCTTGCAAAGAAGGCGATCAGTGAGCTGGAGGGCTATGACTACGTCGTGATTCCTTCCGGTTCCTGTACCGATCAGGTGCGCAATATCTATCCGCAATTGCTGGCCGACGACCCGGTCTGGGCGCCGCGTGCGCAGCAACTGGCGGCGAGGACCTTCGAATTGACGACTTTTCTCGCCGATGTCCTGAGGGTCGAGCTGCCGCTCGCCGATTTCGCCGGCAGCGTCACCTACCACGACTCCTGCAAGGGCCTGCGCGGTCTGGGCATCAAGCGCCAGCCGCGCGAATTGCTGCTCAAGGTGCGCGGCCTGACTCTCGATGAAATGGCCGATTGCGAGGAGTGTTGCGGTTTCGGCGGTGCCTTCTCGGTCAAGTTCGGCGATATCTCGACGCAGATCGTCGATCGCAAGTGCGAGTCGATTGCCAAGGTCGGCGCGGATGCGGTGGTCGGCGGTGATCTCGGTTGCCTGATCAATATCGAGGGCCGTCTGCGCCGGCGCGGCGACGAGACGACGCGCGTCCTGCACATTGCTGAAGTGCTGGCCGGAGAGGAATCCTGA
- a CDS encoding IclR family transcriptional regulator, producing the protein MMSLLDALANSSEPASLKHLAATTELHPSTAHRILAAMSNARFVEREDAGTYRLGIRLLELGAIVKSRISLREVALPYMQQLHETIGEAINLGARHDDEIVYLERTSSGRSLVRVVYLVGGRAPLHLTSLGKLFLAADGPQKIREYAKRTGLPGKTPHSLTTLTALEKELDKVRRHDIAYDDEEAEMGLKCVAAPIRDDEGNIIAALSVSAPADRHDPEWAAQVKGAADAVSKALGYTSPKK; encoded by the coding sequence ATGATGTCGCTGCTCGACGCGCTCGCCAACTCGTCTGAACCGGCCAGCCTGAAACATCTCGCGGCGACCACCGAACTGCATCCGTCCACGGCGCACCGCATCCTGGCCGCGATGAGCAATGCCCGCTTTGTCGAGCGCGAGGACGCCGGCACCTACCGCCTCGGCATCCGCCTGCTCGAACTCGGCGCCATCGTCAAATCGCGCATCAGCCTGCGCGAAGTCGCGCTGCCCTACATGCAGCAATTGCACGAAACCATCGGCGAGGCGATCAATCTCGGCGCCCGCCACGATGACGAAATCGTCTATCTCGAACGCACCTCGTCCGGCCGCTCGCTGGTTCGCGTCGTCTATCTCGTCGGCGGGCGTGCACCGCTGCACCTGACTTCGCTCGGCAAGCTCTTCCTTGCCGCCGACGGCCCGCAGAAGATTCGCGAATACGCCAAGCGCACCGGCCTGCCCGGCAAGACGCCGCATTCGCTGACCACGCTGACCGCTCTCGAGAAGGAACTCGACAAGGTGCGTCGGCACGACATCGCCTACGACGACGAAGAAGCAGAAATGGGCCTCAAGTGCGTCGCCGCACCGATCCGCGACGACGAAGGCAACATCATCGCCGCCCTGTCGGTTTCCGCCCCCGCCGACCGCCACGACCCGGAGTGGGCAGCGCAGGTCAAGGGCGCGGCTGACGCCGTGTCGAAAGCCCTCGGCTACACCAGCCCGAAAAAATAA
- the pbpG gene encoding D-alanyl-D-alanine endopeptidase translates to MKFKFRSVLLLSALLSVGVAPQVQASGAKKPVQQASKKSEAPASKKVQAARKPVLKSAAVSNRSKTVAASAPSIKTKTAKSGKSTQLAQSQAKQPVRRVSLTDIDPSRLALYSSSALVIDQSTGQSVLAKHPDTVTPIASISKLMTAMVVLDANLNLQDVIAIGDEDVDGLKGTRSRLPVGTTMTRETAMLLALMSSENRAAHALGRHYPGGLPAFVAAMNKKAQALGMYNTRFEEPTGLSSNNVSTAHDLARMVTAAARYPEIRHFSTTAEAKVELNGRVQNFGTTNPLVRSDNWEIGLSKTGYISEAGRCLVMQARVADKPVVIVLLDSQGKMTRVGDANRIKRWMESASLASERKRV, encoded by the coding sequence ATGAAGTTTAAATTTAGATCAGTCCTGTTGCTCAGTGCTTTGCTGAGCGTCGGTGTGGCGCCTCAGGTGCAGGCTTCCGGTGCAAAAAAGCCGGTGCAGCAGGCCAGCAAGAAGAGTGAAGCCCCGGCAAGCAAGAAAGTCCAAGCCGCGCGCAAGCCCGTGCTCAAATCAGCCGCGGTAAGCAATCGCAGCAAGACGGTTGCGGCAAGCGCCCCGTCCATCAAGACCAAAACCGCCAAATCGGGCAAGTCCACGCAACTGGCGCAGAGCCAGGCCAAACAGCCGGTGCGTCGTGTTTCCCTGACCGATATCGATCCCAGTCGTCTGGCGCTCTATTCTTCTTCGGCATTGGTCATTGATCAAAGTACCGGTCAATCTGTGCTTGCCAAGCACCCGGACACGGTCACGCCGATTGCATCCATCTCGAAGCTGATGACCGCCATGGTGGTGCTGGATGCCAATCTCAATTTGCAGGACGTCATTGCCATTGGCGATGAAGACGTCGACGGCCTGAAGGGCACGCGTTCGCGCTTGCCGGTCGGCACGACGATGACGCGCGAAACGGCGATGCTGCTTGCCCTGATGTCCTCGGAAAATCGCGCTGCGCATGCGCTCGGTCGCCACTATCCGGGTGGCCTGCCGGCTTTTGTCGCTGCGATGAACAAGAAGGCGCAGGCGCTCGGCATGTACAACACCCGCTTCGAGGAACCGACCGGCCTCTCGAGCAACAACGTGTCCACGGCGCATGACCTGGCACGCATGGTGACGGCGGCGGCGCGTTACCCTGAAATCCGGCATTTCTCGACCACGGCCGAGGCCAAGGTCGAACTCAATGGCCGCGTCCAGAATTTCGGCACGACCAACCCATTGGTGCGTAGCGACAACTGGGAAATCGGTCTGTCGAAGACCGGTTACATCTCGGAGGCCGGGCGTTGCCTGGTGATGCAGGCGCGGGTTGCCGACAAGCCGGTGGTTATCGTGCTGCTCGACTCGCAAGGCAAGATGACGCGGGTCGGTGACGCGAACCGGATCAAGCGCTGGATGGAAAGTGCCAGTCTGGCCAGCGAGCGCAAGCGCGTTTGA
- a CDS encoding NADP-dependent malic enzyme — protein MDPRQLREAALYYHRQPKPGKIAVTPIKQLTNQYDLSMAYSPGVAFACEEIVANPAEVSTLTSRANLVGVITNGTAVLGLGAIGPLAAKPVMEGKGVLFKKFANIDVFDLEIDERDPDKLIDTIASLEPTFGGINLEDIKAPECFYIEKKLRERMKIPVFHDDQHGTAIVVGAAVLNGLHLIGKDLATVKIVTSGAGAAALACLDLLVMLGAPVDNIWVTDIKGLVYDGRVEEMDEIKARYAKKTDQRSLGEAIADADVFLGLSAGGVLKPEMVAKMAAKPLIMALANPTPEISPELVKSVRDDAIMCTGRSDYPNQVNNVLCFPFIFRGALDVGATTITEEMKMAAVKAIAELARAEQSEIVATAYGEKVSGFGPEYLIPKPFDPRLIVKIAPAVARAGMDSGVATRPIKDWAAYVQGLNEFVYHSGMIMKPVFSQAKMAPKRIVFAEGEDERVLRAVQVIRDEGIAWPVLIGRHADINRRIEEAGLRIREGEDFEVVHGDNCAFFDEHLDEFAQTYHSLMERRGVSPEYARREIRRRATLYGALMVRLGYADGLICGTFGRHETHREYVENVIGAREGLDRLYAMNLLMLPERTVFIGDTYVNYNPTAEQLADMTMLAADEIRNFGIQPKVALLSHSTFGTEDTPTSLKMREVLGLLQQRAPNLEVEGEMHGDAALDEQIRLAAFPNSRLKGQANLLVMPTLDAANISFNLLKVAAGDNLTVGPILLGAAKPVNILTPTATVRRIVNMTALTVVDAV, from the coding sequence ATGGATCCGAGACAATTGCGCGAAGCCGCGCTCTATTACCACCGCCAGCCCAAGCCGGGCAAAATTGCGGTCACCCCAATCAAACAGCTGACCAATCAATATGATCTGTCGATGGCTTACTCTCCGGGCGTTGCTTTCGCCTGCGAGGAAATTGTCGCCAATCCGGCCGAAGTCAGCACCCTCACTTCCCGTGCCAATCTGGTTGGTGTCATCACCAACGGTACGGCCGTGCTCGGCCTGGGAGCCATTGGCCCGCTCGCTGCCAAGCCGGTGATGGAAGGCAAGGGCGTGCTGTTCAAGAAGTTCGCCAACATCGATGTTTTCGATCTGGAAATCGACGAGCGTGATCCGGACAAGCTGATCGATACCATCGCTTCGCTGGAGCCGACCTTTGGCGGCATCAATCTCGAAGACATCAAGGCGCCCGAGTGCTTCTACATCGAAAAGAAGCTGCGCGAGCGGATGAAGATTCCCGTTTTCCATGACGACCAGCACGGTACGGCCATTGTGGTCGGTGCCGCAGTGCTCAATGGCCTGCATTTGATCGGCAAAGACCTGGCTACCGTCAAGATCGTCACCTCCGGTGCCGGTGCTGCGGCGCTTGCCTGTCTTGACCTGCTGGTCATGCTCGGCGCACCGGTCGACAACATCTGGGTGACCGATATCAAGGGCCTGGTGTACGACGGTCGCGTCGAAGAAATGGACGAGATCAAGGCGCGTTACGCCAAGAAAACCGATCAGCGCTCGCTCGGCGAAGCGATTGCCGATGCCGATGTGTTCCTCGGGCTTTCTGCCGGCGGTGTGCTGAAGCCGGAAATGGTCGCCAAGATGGCGGCGAAGCCGCTGATCATGGCGCTTGCCAACCCGACGCCGGAAATTTCACCGGAGCTGGTCAAGAGCGTGCGCGACGACGCGATCATGTGCACCGGTCGTTCCGATTATCCGAACCAGGTCAATAACGTCCTCTGCTTCCCCTTCATTTTCCGTGGTGCACTCGATGTTGGTGCGACGACGATTACCGAAGAAATGAAGATGGCGGCGGTCAAGGCAATTGCCGAACTGGCGCGTGCCGAGCAGTCGGAAATCGTGGCCACGGCCTATGGCGAGAAGGTGTCGGGCTTCGGTCCGGAATACCTGATTCCCAAGCCTTTTGATCCGCGTCTGATCGTCAAGATCGCGCCGGCCGTAGCCAGGGCCGGTATGGATTCGGGTGTTGCAACGCGTCCGATCAAGGACTGGGCGGCCTACGTCCAGGGCTTGAATGAATTCGTTTACCACTCCGGCATGATCATGAAGCCGGTGTTCTCGCAGGCCAAGATGGCGCCCAAGCGCATCGTTTTCGCCGAGGGTGAGGACGAGCGCGTGCTGCGCGCCGTGCAGGTGATTCGCGATGAAGGCATTGCCTGGCCAGTGCTGATCGGCCGTCATGCCGACATCAATCGGCGTATCGAAGAAGCTGGTCTGCGCATTCGCGAGGGCGAGGATTTCGAGGTTGTGCATGGCGACAACTGTGCGTTCTTTGACGAGCATCTCGACGAATTCGCGCAGACCTACCATTCGCTGATGGAGCGGCGCGGTGTGTCGCCGGAATATGCGCGCCGCGAGATTCGCCGCCGGGCCACGCTTTACGGTGCCCTGATGGTGCGTCTGGGTTATGCCGATGGTTTGATTTGCGGCACCTTCGGGCGTCATGAAACACATCGTGAATATGTCGAGAACGTCATCGGTGCGCGCGAAGGCCTGGATCGCCTGTATGCGATGAATCTGCTGATGCTGCCGGAACGTACGGTCTTCATTGGCGATACCTACGTCAATTACAACCCGACGGCCGAACAGCTTGCCGACATGACCATGCTGGCGGCAGACGAGATCCGCAACTTCGGCATTCAGCCGAAAGTGGCGCTGCTTTCGCATTCAACCTTTGGCACGGAAGACACGCCAACCTCCCTGAAAATGCGCGAGGTGCTGGGCTTGCTGCAGCAGCGGGCGCCGAATCTCGAGGTTGAAGGAGAAATGCACGGTGACGCGGCACTGGACGAGCAAATTCGTCTGGCTGCTTTCCCGAATTCGCGTCTGAAGGGCCAGGCCAACCTGCTGGTCATGCCGACGCTGGATGCGGCGAACATTTCGTTCAACCTGCTCAAGGTGGCCGCCGGCGACAACCTGACGGTTGGCCCTATTCTGCTTGGGGCGGCCAAGCCGGTGAATATCCTGACCCCGACGGCAACCGTGCGTCGCATCGTCAATATGACGGCACTTACTGTGGTTGACGCTGTATAA